A single genomic interval of Amycolatopsis albispora harbors:
- a CDS encoding MFS transporter gives MTPTSASPQLDATAPAGNDGKWTPRLVAVLIALALPTQLLAAAGILGANATASVAGSFQTAQVAWFSLTVVLVSTLLTPFVIKLGDRFGTKPVMLAMTGLGVLGDLIAALAGSFPLLLLGRAIAGCYGPFAAMAFPAVREIFPRALVKPASGILGSSMGLVALAAPFLAGWLVDTWGYRGVMWFLAAMTALSFVLIALVVPRTPRRDHRPGFDWLGGLTLGGGLTAVVFALGQGPSWGWLSGRTLGWFGGGLLAVVLFVLVERRSAHPILDLKVLTRRPVALVLVTGGLAQSIAFTLPAIGIMLALFPSIPGVSGGLGWTGQHNAVVGVSWNLVMFVTGLFASRLLRGTDARLVWWAGLLLMGAGYGLMGFFHGNEIELVLTACLANFGAGFVLAGSPALVVGVVSPAEQGIGSGMLNMLMNLFGAVVTAMAFAVLTEHGTVFHGNLFYQDAGFAWVFWIGALLTAVTLLLSLFIPPQRGEPSAGGIRHPTDEERK, from the coding sequence ATGACACCGACGTCGGCGAGCCCGCAACTCGATGCCACCGCGCCAGCCGGAAACGACGGGAAGTGGACACCCCGGCTGGTCGCCGTGCTGATCGCGCTGGCGCTGCCGACGCAGCTGCTCGCGGCCGCCGGCATTCTCGGGGCCAACGCGACCGCGAGCGTGGCGGGGAGCTTCCAGACCGCGCAGGTGGCCTGGTTCAGCCTGACCGTGGTGCTGGTCTCCACGCTGCTGACCCCGTTCGTGATCAAGCTGGGTGACCGCTTCGGCACCAAGCCAGTCATGCTGGCGATGACCGGGCTCGGCGTGCTGGGCGACCTCATCGCCGCGCTCGCGGGCAGTTTCCCGCTGCTGTTGCTCGGCCGCGCGATCGCCGGGTGCTACGGGCCGTTCGCCGCGATGGCCTTTCCCGCCGTCCGCGAGATCTTCCCCCGCGCCCTGGTCAAGCCGGCCAGCGGCATTCTCGGCAGCAGCATGGGGCTGGTCGCGCTCGCCGCGCCGTTCCTGGCCGGCTGGCTGGTCGACACCTGGGGCTACCGCGGCGTGATGTGGTTCCTGGCCGCGATGACCGCGCTTTCGTTCGTCCTGATCGCCCTCGTCGTTCCGCGCACGCCGCGGCGCGACCACCGCCCCGGCTTCGACTGGCTCGGCGGGCTGACGCTCGGCGGCGGGCTGACCGCGGTGGTCTTCGCCCTCGGCCAGGGACCCAGCTGGGGCTGGCTCAGCGGCCGCACCCTCGGGTGGTTCGGCGGCGGCCTGCTGGCCGTGGTGCTGTTCGTCCTGGTGGAGCGGCGCAGCGCGCATCCGATCCTGGACCTGAAGGTGCTCACCCGGCGCCCGGTCGCCCTGGTGCTGGTCACCGGCGGGCTGGCGCAGTCGATCGCGTTCACCCTGCCCGCCATCGGGATCATGCTCGCCCTCTTCCCCAGCATTCCGGGGGTTTCCGGCGGGCTCGGCTGGACCGGGCAGCACAACGCGGTGGTCGGGGTGAGCTGGAACCTGGTGATGTTCGTGACGGGCCTGTTCGCGAGCCGCCTGCTGCGCGGGACCGACGCCCGGCTGGTGTGGTGGGCCGGGCTGCTGCTGATGGGCGCCGGGTACGGGCTGATGGGGTTCTTCCACGGCAACGAAATCGAACTCGTGCTGACCGCGTGCCTGGCCAACTTCGGTGCCGGGTTCGTGCTCGCCGGCTCACCGGCGCTGGTCGTCGGGGTGGTGTCCCCGGCGGAGCAGGGCATCGGCAGCGGCATGCTGAACATGCTGATGAACCTGTTCGGGGCGGTGGTGACGGCGATGGCCTTCGCCGTGCTCACCGAACACGGCACCGTCTTCCACGGCAACCTGTTCTACCAGGACGCCGGATTCGCCTGGGTCTTCTGGATCGGGGCGCTCCTGACCGCGGTGACGCTGCTGCTGTCGCTGTTCATCCCGCCGCAGCGCGGCGAACCGTCCGCCGGAGGCATCCGGCACCCGACCGACGAGGAGCGGAAATGA
- a CDS encoding glycoside hydrolase family 3 protein, giving the protein MTHPYQDPGRDTADRVADLLPRMTLEDKAGLLFHQVIGIGDRPAPAGRTGEHMLSQSRMTHFNLLGSGSAREIAMLHNDLQQRAEESGLGVPVTLSTDPRHSFTDNPGTAMLAGAFSQWPETLGLAAIGDAELVRRYAGTVRREYLAVGFRVALHPQLDLATEPRWARISGTFGEDADLTAKLGVAYLEGLRGTGDAKDSVSAMVKHFPGGGPQAGGEDPHFPYGKEQIYPGGFFDYHLRPFRAAIAAGATQIMPYYGKPVGTSYEEVAFGFNKGIITVLLREELGFDGIVCTDWGLLTDQLVMGEPHQARAWGVEELDPAQRLLLALDAGVDQFGGESCAELVVELVRAGRLPEARVDESAARLLAEKFRLGLFDDRRYVDPDAAEELVGRADFRADGRDAQRRSLTLLHNRDGMLPVRGRPRLYVEGVAAEAVAEYAELAATPHEADLAVLRLSTPYEPRPGLFESFFHAGRLDFAPERLEEILTLLDAVPTVVVIHLERPAVIPEIAGRCAALVASYGTGDRALLDVLFGRSAPEGALPFQLPRSMSEVEGGRPDVPRESPDPLFPFGHGLRYPAS; this is encoded by the coding sequence ATGACCCACCCCTACCAGGATCCCGGCCGGGACACCGCGGACCGCGTGGCGGACCTGCTGCCGCGGATGACCCTGGAGGACAAGGCCGGACTGCTGTTCCACCAGGTGATCGGGATCGGCGACCGGCCGGCACCGGCCGGCCGCACCGGCGAGCACATGCTGTCCCAAAGCCGGATGACGCACTTCAACCTGCTGGGGTCCGGCAGCGCCCGCGAGATCGCCATGCTGCACAACGACTTGCAGCAGCGGGCCGAGGAGAGCGGCCTCGGCGTCCCGGTGACGCTGTCGACCGACCCCCGGCACTCCTTCACCGACAACCCGGGCACGGCGATGCTGGCGGGCGCGTTCTCGCAGTGGCCGGAAACCCTCGGCCTGGCGGCGATCGGCGACGCGGAGCTGGTCCGCCGCTACGCCGGAACCGTGCGCCGCGAATACCTCGCCGTCGGCTTCCGGGTCGCCCTGCACCCCCAGCTGGACCTGGCCACCGAACCCCGCTGGGCCCGTATCTCCGGCACCTTCGGAGAGGACGCGGACCTCACCGCGAAGCTCGGCGTCGCCTATCTCGAGGGGCTGCGCGGAACCGGGGACGCCAAGGACAGCGTGTCCGCGATGGTCAAGCACTTCCCCGGTGGCGGTCCGCAGGCCGGCGGCGAAGACCCGCACTTCCCCTACGGCAAGGAACAGATCTACCCCGGCGGGTTCTTCGACTACCACCTGCGGCCGTTCCGGGCCGCCATCGCCGCGGGCGCGACGCAGATCATGCCGTACTACGGCAAACCGGTCGGCACGAGCTACGAAGAGGTCGCCTTCGGCTTCAACAAGGGCATCATCACCGTACTGCTGCGCGAGGAACTGGGGTTCGACGGCATCGTGTGCACCGACTGGGGCCTGCTCACCGACCAGCTGGTGATGGGGGAACCGCACCAGGCGCGCGCCTGGGGAGTGGAGGAACTCGATCCGGCGCAGCGGCTGCTGCTGGCGCTGGACGCCGGAGTGGACCAGTTCGGCGGCGAGTCCTGCGCCGAACTGGTGGTGGAGCTGGTGCGGGCCGGACGGCTCCCCGAAGCCCGCGTCGACGAATCGGCGGCCCGGTTGCTGGCCGAGAAGTTCCGGCTCGGCCTGTTCGACGACCGCCGGTACGTGGACCCGGACGCCGCCGAGGAGCTCGTCGGCAGGGCCGACTTCCGCGCCGACGGCCGGGACGCGCAACGGCGTTCGCTGACCCTGCTGCACAACCGGGACGGGATGCTGCCGGTGCGCGGGCGTCCTCGGCTGTACGTGGAAGGCGTCGCCGCGGAAGCCGTGGCCGAGTACGCCGAACTCGCCGCCACACCGCACGAGGCCGATCTCGCGGTGCTCCGGCTGAGCACCCCGTACGAACCGCGGCCCGGTCTCTTCGAGTCCTTCTTCCACGCCGGGCGCCTCGACTTCGCCCCGGAGCGCCTCGAGGAGATCCTCACCCTGCTGGACGCGGTCCCGACCGTGGTGGTCATCCACCTGGAACGGCCCGCAGTCATCCCGGAGATCGCCGGCCGCTGCGCCGCGCTGGTCGCCTCCTACGGCACCGGCGACCGCGCCCTGCTGGACGTCCTTTTCGGACGGTCCGCGCCGGAGGGCGCGCTGCCGTTCCAGCTGCCGCGTTCGATGTCCGAAGTGGAGGGTGGCAGGCCGGACGTGCCACGGGAAAGCCCCGACCCGCTCTTCCCGTTCGGCCACGGCCTGCGGTACCCGGCGTCCTGA
- a CDS encoding fumarylacetoacetate hydrolase family protein has translation MRIVGVARAGGVDVATLSEDGTQVTVLCGLEEFWAEPEGHLGQEATGERLPLGAVTLVPPVLPDARVLCIGLNYLKHVAEGSYRDQELPEHPTLFARWTRSLTVGGAEVPVPANEDGLDWEGEIVAWVGRTLVDAEPDEALAAVVGYSVFNDITARRAQKLTSQWILGKNADRSGPLGPLVPASEVGDLRNGLRVRTRVNGETVQDGSTTEMVYHVGETLAHISRTMTLRPGDLLATGTPSGVGYARTPPWLLRPGDVVEVEVDRLGVLRNPIVGSEHRRP, from the coding sequence ATGCGGATTGTGGGAGTGGCGCGCGCGGGCGGCGTCGACGTGGCGACGCTGTCCGAGGACGGAACGCAGGTCACCGTCCTCTGCGGGCTTGAGGAGTTCTGGGCCGAACCCGAGGGGCACCTCGGTCAGGAAGCGACGGGGGAGAGGCTGCCGCTCGGCGCCGTCACGCTGGTGCCGCCGGTACTGCCGGACGCGCGGGTGCTGTGCATCGGGCTGAACTACCTCAAGCACGTCGCCGAGGGCTCCTACCGTGATCAGGAACTGCCCGAGCACCCGACGCTGTTCGCCCGGTGGACGCGGTCGTTGACCGTCGGCGGGGCGGAGGTGCCGGTGCCCGCGAACGAGGACGGCCTCGACTGGGAGGGTGAGATCGTCGCCTGGGTGGGACGAACGCTGGTGGACGCCGAGCCGGACGAGGCGCTCGCGGCCGTCGTCGGTTACTCGGTCTTCAACGACATCACCGCGCGGCGGGCGCAGAAGCTGACGTCGCAGTGGATTCTCGGCAAGAACGCCGACCGGTCCGGGCCGCTCGGGCCGCTGGTCCCCGCGAGTGAGGTCGGCGATCTGCGGAACGGTCTCCGGGTCCGGACCCGCGTCAACGGCGAGACCGTCCAGGACGGCTCGACCACCGAGATGGTCTACCACGTCGGGGAGACCCTCGCGCACATCTCCCGGACGATGACCCTGCGTCCCGGTGACCTGCTGGCCACGGGCACGCCCTCCGGGGTCGGTTACGCGCGCACGCCGCCGTGGCTGCTGCGGCCGGGTGACGTGGTCGAGGTCGAGGTGGACCGGCTGGGTGTGCTCCGGAACCCGATCGTCGGCAGCGAGCACCGCCGCCCCTGA